The Sphaeramia orbicularis chromosome 18, fSphaOr1.1, whole genome shotgun sequence genome contains a region encoding:
- the nedd8 gene encoding NEDD8, whose translation MLIKVKTLTGKEIEIDIEPTDKVERIKERVEEKEGIPPQQQRLIYSGKQMNDEKTAADYKIQGGSVLHLVLALRGGHRSIYSKRAL comes from the exons ATGCTTATTAAAGTAAAG ACACTCACCGGCAAGGAGATAGAGATTGACATAGAGCCCACAGACAAG gtgGAGAGGATTAAAGAAAGGGTGGAGGAGAAAGAAGGCATCCCTCCTCAGCAGCAGAGACTGATCTACAGTGGAAAACAAAT GAACGATGAAAAAACAGCGGCAGATTATAAAATCCAGGGCGGCTCTGTCCTCCACTTGGTTCTTGCTCTGCGAGGAGGACACCGAAGTATTTACTCTAAACGTGCCTTGTAG
- the gmpr2 gene encoding GMP reductase 2, producing MPRIENDIKLDFKDVLLRPKRSTLKSRSEVELLRSFTFRNSKGSYRGIPIIAANMDTVGTFEMALALHQFSLFTAIHKHYTVDDWLEFARNQPQCVESVAVSTGTGEGDFEKMSAILTAVPQLKYICVDVANGYSEHFVHFVKDVREKFPTHTIMAGNVVTGEMVEELILAGADIIKVGIGPGSVCTTRKKTGVGYPQLSAVIECADAAHGLGGHIISDGGCTCPGDVSKAFGAGADFVMLGGMLAGHTESGGEIIEKGGKKYKLFYGMSSDTAMKKHAGGVAEYRASEGKTVEVPYKGPVDETIRDVLGGVRSTCTYVGAGKLKELSRRTTFIRVTQQLNTVFGNDS from the exons ATGCCCCGCATTGAGAATGACATCAAGCTGGACTTCAAGGATGTCCTCCTTCGTCCAAAGCGGAGCACTCTCAAGTCCAGGAGTGAG GTGGAGTTACTGAGGAGCTTTACGTTCAGGAACTCCAAGGGCAGTTACAGAGGGATTCCCATCATCGCGGCCAACATGGACACAGTGGGTACCTTCGAGATGGCCCTGGCTTTGCACCAG TTCAGTCTCTTCACAGCCATCCACAAGCATTACACTGTTGATGACTGGTTGGAGTTTGCCAGGAATCAGCCACAATGTGTGGAG AGTGTAGCAGTGAGCACAGGGACCGGTGAAGGAGACTTTGAGAAGATGTCGGCCATCTTGACGGCGGTGCCTCAGCTAAAGTACATATGTGTGGATGTGGCTAACGGCTACTCTGAACACTTTGTCCACTTCGTCAAAGACGTCAGAGAGAAGTTCCCCACACACACTATAATG GCAGGAAATGTTGTGACAGGGGAGATGGTGGAGGAGCTGATCCTGGCTGGGGCTGACATCATCAAAGTGGGCATCGGACCAG GGTCTGTGTGTACAACCCGCAAGAAGACAGGGGTGGGCTACCCCCAGCTCAGTGCTGTCATTGAGTGTGCAGATGCAGCCCACGGCTTAGGGGGCCATATTATCTCT GATGGAGGATGTACCTGTCCAGGAGATGTCTCCAAGGCTTTTG GTGCGGGGGCTGATTTCGTCATGCTCGGCGGTATGCTTGCTGGTCACACAGAAAGTGGAGGCGAGATCATTGAGAAAGGAGGCAAGAAGTACAAATTGTTCTACGGAATGAGCTCCGACACGGCCATGAAGAAACATGCAGGAGGCGTGGCTGAGTACAG GGCATCAGAGGGGAAGACGGTGGAGGTTCCCTATAAAGGCCCCGTGGACGAGACAATACGGGACGTCCTGGGTGGGGTCCGCTCCACATGCACATACGTCGGCGCTGGTAAACTGAAGGAGCTGAGCCGCAGGACGACCTTCATCAGGGTCACGCAGCAGCTCAACACTGTGTTCGGCAATGACAGCTGA